Proteins encoded by one window of Enterococcus faecalis:
- a CDS encoding amidohydrolase family protein, with product MDLLIKQVRLQDGEALQDVAIKEGKIIEIAPVITGDAKEVIEADGRVLIPGFVESHLHLDKALIADRKPNKSGTLKEAIEVTAELKPTFTEEDIYDRAKRALEMLIVHGTTALRTHAEFDPAQGFTGFKTIMRLKEEYKELIDMQVVAFPQEGIFKAPGTEQMMYEAMDMGADVVGGIPYNDAPAKEHIDLVFEIAKKYDKDVDLHQDFADEADDMSIEYLCEKTIAEGYQGRVSVGHLTALHALPEAELAPIIAKMAEANISVMALPATDLHLGARGDQYNVRRAVTPIRKLRDGGVNVCIATNNIRNAFTPYGTGDIVQTAMLAIPVGHLGGADDLKTVLPMVTTSPARAMGLEGYGVAVGNKADLVLLDTKVVEHAIIDIPERLYVIKNGRVTVKTDKKVEIIR from the coding sequence ATGGATTTATTAATTAAACAAGTTCGTCTTCAAGACGGTGAAGCATTACAAGATGTAGCTATTAAAGAAGGAAAAATCATTGAAATCGCCCCAGTTATTACTGGCGATGCCAAAGAAGTCATCGAAGCAGATGGTCGTGTTTTAATCCCAGGTTTTGTAGAAAGCCATTTACATTTGGACAAGGCATTAATCGCTGATCGTAAACCAAATAAATCAGGTACGTTGAAAGAAGCAATTGAAGTAACCGCAGAATTAAAACCAACATTTACCGAAGAAGACATTTACGACCGTGCCAAACGTGCTTTAGAAATGTTAATCGTTCATGGGACCACGGCGTTAAGAACGCATGCAGAATTTGACCCAGCGCAAGGTTTTACTGGCTTCAAAACAATTATGCGTTTGAAAGAAGAATACAAAGAGTTAATTGATATGCAAGTAGTTGCGTTTCCGCAAGAAGGAATTTTTAAAGCCCCTGGAACAGAACAAATGATGTATGAAGCAATGGATATGGGCGCAGACGTTGTCGGCGGTATTCCTTATAATGATGCACCAGCGAAAGAACATATTGATTTAGTGTTTGAAATTGCTAAAAAATATGATAAAGATGTAGATTTACACCAAGATTTTGCCGATGAAGCTGATGATATGAGTATTGAATATTTATGTGAAAAAACCATCGCTGAAGGCTACCAAGGCCGTGTTTCAGTGGGCCACTTAACGGCATTGCATGCCTTACCTGAAGCAGAATTGGCGCCTATTATTGCAAAAATGGCGGAAGCAAATATTAGCGTGATGGCTTTACCAGCAACGGATTTACATTTAGGGGCTCGTGGTGATCAGTACAATGTTCGACGTGCAGTTACGCCAATTCGTAAATTACGCGATGGTGGCGTGAATGTCTGTATTGCTACGAATAATATTCGCAATGCTTTTACACCATATGGCACAGGGGATATTGTTCAAACAGCGATGTTAGCCATTCCTGTTGGGCACCTAGGTGGAGCGGATGACTTAAAAACAGTGCTACCAATGGTAACAACAAGTCCTGCTCGTGCGATGGGACTAGAAGGATACGGTGTCGCAGTTGGGAATAAAGCAGATTTAGTCTTATTAGACACAAAAGTGGTTGAACATGCGATTATTGATATTCCAGAACGGTTATATGTTATTAAAAACGGCCGTGTTACAGTCAAGACAGACAAAAAAGTCGAAATCATTCGTTAA
- a CDS encoding DUF969 domain-containing protein — protein MDLLPLLGVLIVIVGFALKFDAILIVMVALIVTAFTGGLGLTSMLETLGTTFVNNRGMAIFIIIMLATGTLERNGLKESAATLIKRFKKVSAGVIIDIYGVFRIIFAAFNVSFGGVAGFVRPIILPMALGTIESKNLPMVPEYEEELKGMASAMENICWFFGQVLFVGGAGALLVQSTLKDLGYEVTLGKLALVEVPVALVALISASIYFTLKEKRLRKKYYGQEGLK, from the coding sequence ATGGATTTATTACCTTTATTAGGCGTATTGATCGTCATTGTCGGCTTCGCATTGAAATTTGATGCTATCTTGATTGTGATGGTTGCTTTAATAGTGACGGCTTTTACTGGCGGGCTTGGTTTGACATCAATGCTAGAAACACTAGGAACAACCTTTGTGAATAATCGAGGAATGGCTATCTTTATTATTATTATGTTAGCAACAGGAACTTTAGAAAGAAATGGCTTGAAAGAGTCAGCAGCTACGTTGATTAAACGATTCAAAAAGGTATCTGCTGGTGTGATTATTGACATTTATGGTGTCTTTCGGATTATCTTCGCCGCTTTTAACGTAAGTTTCGGTGGGGTAGCAGGTTTTGTGCGTCCGATTATTTTGCCAATGGCGTTAGGAACAATTGAATCAAAAAATTTACCAATGGTGCCAGAGTATGAAGAAGAACTAAAAGGGATGGCTTCAGCCATGGAAAATATCTGTTGGTTCTTTGGTCAAGTTTTGTTTGTTGGTGGGGCTGGGGCATTGCTTGTTCAATCAACATTGAAAGATTTAGGCTATGAAGTGACATTAGGTAAACTGGCTTTAGTGGAAGTACCAGTCGCCTTAGTTGCCTTAATTTCGGCAAGTATTTACTTTACTTTAAAAGAAAAAAGATTACGTAAAAAATATTATGGACAGGAGGGACTGAAATGA
- a CDS encoding AI-2E family transporter, whose product MDKESTKWIRFLGGKNLLYTLTILCLIAVTIFLFNTVSFIFKPIFVIFSAVLGPVLFGIILFYLLNPMVKRLEKKIPRVWAIAILYVLIIALLVLAGLQLFPIIQDQTEELIKQFPSFWKSTLQTVQEFMAKTPFAKDLESANESINQLWGKLANSFKDFAGDYLQTGAQGLGSVFSAVSSTFLTLFTGPIIAFFLLKDKEKFYRFVKGIIPPAFRPDFDEYSQIANIQIGDYLKGQVIASLVLGIMYWPAFLLIGLQFGSILALAAGILCIIPYIGPFIAFIPGLIIAFQDSTFMVVKFVIVWFAIQLIHGDFVIPRVMGDKLKVHPITILLVLLVMGELFGLMGVIFGIPMYCLVKVTVIYLFRKFKQRYNRFYGDNGEYEHTNFTKDQYLK is encoded by the coding sequence ATGGATAAAGAAAGTACCAAGTGGATCCGCTTTTTAGGTGGGAAAAATTTACTTTACACATTAACTATCCTTTGTCTAATTGCTGTAACTATCTTTTTATTCAACACTGTTTCATTTATCTTTAAACCAATTTTTGTTATTTTTAGTGCCGTCTTAGGCCCGGTACTTTTTGGTATTATTCTATTTTATTTGCTTAATCCAATGGTGAAACGCCTTGAGAAAAAAATTCCCCGTGTTTGGGCTATTGCGATTCTCTATGTCTTAATTATTGCATTACTAGTGTTAGCTGGACTGCAACTTTTCCCAATTATCCAAGACCAAACGGAAGAATTAATCAAACAATTCCCAAGTTTTTGGAAAAGCACGCTCCAAACAGTACAAGAATTTATGGCTAAAACACCTTTTGCAAAAGATTTAGAATCTGCTAATGAGTCGATTAATCAGCTCTGGGGCAAACTTGCAAACTCCTTTAAAGACTTTGCAGGGGATTACCTACAAACAGGCGCACAAGGTCTGGGAAGCGTCTTTTCTGCAGTCTCTTCTACTTTCCTAACCTTGTTTACAGGACCTATCATCGCCTTTTTCCTTTTAAAAGACAAAGAAAAGTTTTATCGCTTTGTAAAAGGCATCATTCCCCCAGCTTTTCGTCCTGATTTTGATGAATATAGCCAAATTGCCAACATTCAAATTGGCGATTATCTAAAAGGTCAAGTCATTGCTTCGTTGGTTTTAGGGATTATGTATTGGCCAGCTTTTCTATTAATTGGTTTACAATTTGGTAGCATTTTAGCTTTAGCTGCGGGTATTTTATGTATTATTCCTTATATCGGGCCATTTATTGCCTTTATTCCTGGATTGATTATTGCCTTTCAGGATTCCACATTTATGGTAGTTAAATTTGTTATCGTCTGGTTTGCCATCCAATTGATTCATGGTGATTTTGTTATTCCTCGTGTGATGGGCGATAAATTAAAAGTCCATCCGATTACTATTTTACTTGTCTTGTTAGTTATGGGTGAACTGTTTGGTTTAATGGGCGTTATTTTTGGGATTCCAATGTATTGCCTAGTTAAAGTGACAGTCATTTATTTATTCCGCAAATTCAAACAACGCTATAACCGCTTTTATGGTGACAACGGCGAGTATGAACACACGAATTTTACTAAAGATCAATATTTAAAATAA
- the allD gene encoding ureidoglycolate dehydrogenase has translation MEEMVVVTPEKLEKLMKQKLEAAGLHSEHAEEVARHLTFADASGIHSHGAVRMDYYAERIAKGGITIDPELSFEKTGPSTAIFHGDNGVGQFVCNEALAAAVDLAKESGLAYVGVSQTSHSGTLSYYVKKAAEQGMVALSMCQSDPMVVPFGGTSNYFGTNPIAFAAPRAGHEPVVFDMATTVQAWGKILDARSRDVEIPDTWAVDEKGQPTTDPYEVRGLLPISGPKGYGLMMMVDVLAGSLLGLPFGKHVSSMYADLTEKRNLGQMFLVIDPSRFTDSERFKENINQMVEELHSVPTAEGFQQVYYPGEIGQLNYQKAMSEGIEIPQSIYDYLVSEIVHYDKYGGQGAFAK, from the coding sequence ATGGAAGAAATGGTTGTCGTTACACCGGAAAAATTAGAAAAGCTGATGAAACAAAAATTAGAAGCTGCTGGTTTACATTCTGAACATGCCGAAGAAGTTGCTCGACATTTAACTTTTGCAGATGCTAGCGGTATTCATTCACACGGGGCGGTTCGTATGGATTATTATGCGGAACGGATTGCAAAAGGCGGGATCACGATTGACCCCGAATTATCATTTGAAAAAACTGGACCGTCCACTGCCATTTTTCATGGCGATAATGGCGTGGGTCAATTTGTTTGTAACGAAGCATTAGCTGCTGCAGTTGATCTAGCCAAAGAATCAGGGTTAGCGTATGTTGGCGTTTCTCAAACGAGTCATAGCGGGACGTTATCGTATTATGTTAAAAAAGCAGCGGAACAAGGCATGGTTGCTCTTTCGATGTGTCAATCTGATCCAATGGTGGTACCGTTTGGTGGTACAAGCAATTATTTTGGGACAAATCCAATCGCTTTTGCAGCACCTAGAGCAGGTCATGAACCAGTCGTGTTTGATATGGCTACGACAGTACAGGCGTGGGGGAAAATTTTAGATGCACGTTCAAGAGATGTTGAAATTCCCGACACATGGGCAGTAGACGAAAAAGGCCAGCCAACGACTGATCCTTATGAAGTACGAGGTTTATTGCCGATTTCAGGACCAAAAGGATATGGACTAATGATGATGGTCGATGTCTTAGCTGGTTCGTTGTTAGGTTTACCTTTTGGCAAACATGTCAGCTCCATGTATGCGGATTTAACGGAGAAACGGAATCTGGGTCAGATGTTTTTAGTCATTGATCCAAGCCGCTTTACAGATTCTGAACGATTTAAAGAAAATATTAATCAAATGGTGGAAGAACTTCATAGTGTGCCTACAGCAGAAGGGTTTCAACAAGTTTACTATCCAGGAGAAATTGGTCAGCTAAACTATCAAAAAGCCATGTCAGAAGGCATTGAAATTCCACAAAGTATTTATGATTATTTAGTTAGTGAGATTGTACATTACGATAAATATGGCGGGCAAGGTGCCTTTGCCAAATAA
- a CDS encoding WxL domain-containing protein: MKRSKWKELIVTGICHILVFPILIQTTVFAETLPSTKQVREGTNHSLTAEKAKSEQPQTKDKLHDEEPLALPKSELIDNEANVTSQTIRERIETPNLTYRYGFINEEGQPVNANEILLQYHSWQGNSPNGINVWEGESQPVTASTVANLKEVVIPSEKVAVYSDMSTVLAASNQTFFLPRYYTSLSLYNKKGEIDPNFPLPTISDASGNQYPTTISQFELEKMSAQQYSQKTGVTFNISESQKLIVPLYNQVKVDSSNQSGLLNYFKFSGPVYYHVTNRIVTEHFVDTQGKPIPPPPGFRQGKQTLIERDPYAFKQKDLLPSSYEIDSKTYQFQGWYKGKTKPENLEKSVTPSYDITYDDNDDLTVVYKEIPQKNYTFEDVNGVEIAPPSDFIQDHQQPITTDGFRYLAGKKLPQQYSVNGKTYLYQGWYQDKTKQESLEKTKRPINSPVFNEMNAITAVYKEITAKAEMQIEGLVKVMPSGYIQIWQIMLTNVGEVPLKKINLKPASGWSPGLARPIQVTIRVGSEPNKIVPITDENWRVGIALNTEVPIGQTATIMMTTIATGEPDQVLQAAVEMNGNFSAVHAADTVRIQPKNQEIVAPDEEGFISTPTFDFGKVAISSNTQQHGLKQAADYYENGQENPYLRLKKSQPNWALTAELSPFEGRVDQLSSMTKLLLGTTNVSGFIQYNQPTETKVALGKTTAIQLVANGVASHIVDNGQFDESDVYQFDFSFDQIKLEIPANQGRKDQTYQAMVTWNLVTGP, encoded by the coding sequence ATGAAGCGAAGTAAATGGAAAGAATTGATAGTAACGGGCATCTGCCATATATTAGTATTCCCCATACTAATACAGACAACTGTTTTTGCAGAAACATTACCAAGTACAAAACAAGTAAGAGAAGGAACCAATCATTCATTAACAGCAGAAAAAGCCAAAAGTGAACAACCACAGACAAAGGATAAACTACATGATGAAGAACCACTAGCATTGCCAAAAAGTGAGTTAATCGATAATGAGGCTAATGTTACAAGTCAAACGATTAGAGAAAGAATTGAGACGCCTAACCTAACTTATCGTTATGGATTTATTAATGAAGAGGGGCAGCCAGTAAACGCCAATGAGATCCTTCTACAGTATCATAGTTGGCAAGGCAATTCCCCAAATGGCATAAATGTGTGGGAAGGTGAAAGTCAACCAGTGACAGCATCTACAGTGGCTAATTTAAAAGAAGTGGTAATTCCAAGTGAGAAAGTAGCCGTCTATTCCGACATGTCAACGGTGCTTGCAGCGAGTAATCAAACATTTTTTTTACCAAGATATTATACTTCTTTAAGCTTATACAATAAGAAAGGGGAAATTGATCCCAATTTTCCGCTGCCAACTATTTCCGACGCATCAGGAAACCAATATCCAACAACAATTTCGCAATTTGAATTGGAAAAAATGTCTGCACAACAATATAGTCAGAAAACAGGAGTAACGTTTAACATTAGCGAGAGTCAAAAACTAATCGTTCCTTTGTACAACCAAGTGAAGGTTGATTCATCGAATCAATCTGGGCTATTGAATTACTTTAAATTTTCAGGGCCGGTTTATTATCATGTTACCAATCGCATAGTGACAGAACATTTTGTGGATACTCAAGGGAAACCAATCCCTCCACCACCGGGGTTTAGACAAGGAAAGCAAACACTTATTGAGCGTGACCCTTACGCATTTAAACAGAAAGATCTTTTGCCAAGTAGCTATGAAATTGACTCAAAAACGTATCAATTTCAAGGATGGTATAAAGGGAAAACGAAACCTGAAAATTTAGAAAAAAGCGTAACGCCCAGTTATGATATTACCTATGATGACAATGATGATTTAACTGTTGTCTATAAGGAGATACCTCAAAAAAATTATACATTTGAGGATGTCAATGGTGTTGAAATTGCACCACCATCTGATTTTATTCAGGATCACCAACAACCAATAACTACGGATGGCTTTCGCTATTTAGCTGGAAAAAAACTGCCACAACAATACAGCGTTAACGGTAAAACTTATTTATATCAAGGTTGGTATCAAGATAAAACAAAACAAGAGAGCTTAGAAAAAACGAAGCGCCCCATAAACTCCCCTGTTTTTAATGAAATGAACGCTATTACAGCAGTGTATAAGGAAATAACTGCAAAAGCTGAAATGCAAATAGAAGGACTAGTCAAAGTCATGCCAAGTGGTTATATACAAATTTGGCAGATTATGCTTACAAATGTGGGAGAAGTACCGTTAAAAAAAATAAACTTAAAGCCAGCAAGTGGTTGGTCACCAGGTCTAGCTCGGCCAATCCAAGTCACGATTCGTGTTGGATCTGAACCAAACAAAATTGTTCCTATTACTGATGAAAATTGGCGAGTTGGCATTGCTTTAAATACGGAAGTGCCTATTGGTCAGACAGCAACTATTATGATGACAACAATTGCTACAGGTGAACCAGATCAAGTGTTACAAGCGGCTGTTGAAATGAATGGAAATTTTTCTGCTGTTCACGCAGCTGATACTGTCAGAATCCAACCTAAAAATCAAGAAATTGTGGCACCAGATGAGGAAGGTTTTATCAGCACACCAACTTTTGATTTTGGCAAAGTCGCCATTTCTAGCAACACGCAGCAACATGGTTTAAAGCAGGCAGCAGATTATTATGAAAATGGTCAGGAAAATCCATATTTACGTTTGAAAAAATCACAACCCAATTGGGCACTAACTGCAGAACTATCCCCCTTTGAAGGAAGAGTGGATCAACTATCATCAATGACAAAGTTATTGTTAGGAACAACCAATGTTTCAGGTTTTATTCAGTACAATCAACCAACGGAAACTAAAGTTGCTCTTGGCAAAACAACCGCTATTCAATTAGTTGCCAACGGTGTAGCTAGCCATATTGTTGACAATGGTCAGTTTGACGAAAGTGATGTTTATCAATTTGATTTTTCTTTTGATCAAATCAAATTAGAAATTCCAGCAAATCAAGGTAGAAAAGATCAAACTTATCAAGCAATGGTGACTTGGAATTTAGTGACAGGCCCATAA
- a CDS encoding HdeD family acid-resistance protein produces the protein MFQTFRENFRRHTLLRDAVFIVIGSAIVFNPGAFFQFVGYLIAGYLMLLGLINIYDDYKIKKQTGSWGLGFVTGLIFVVLAVAFLFFAPVIVSILPFLLGISIVINGLVQLTFALNTRQTGALIYSILVLIAGAVLVFNPFKSLLVLMQVFGFILIFMGVIEIIGHFRNKA, from the coding sequence ATGTTCCAAACTTTTAGAGAAAATTTTCGGCGCCATACCCTATTGCGCGACGCCGTCTTTATCGTTATCGGAAGTGCCATTGTCTTTAATCCCGGTGCTTTCTTCCAGTTCGTCGGTTATTTAATTGCTGGTTATTTGATGCTTTTAGGGTTAATTAATATTTATGATGACTACAAAATAAAAAAACAAACGGGTAGCTGGGGACTTGGTTTCGTAACAGGTTTAATCTTTGTCGTCTTAGCAGTAGCCTTTTTATTTTTTGCACCGGTGATTGTTTCGATTCTGCCGTTTTTATTAGGGATTAGTATCGTTATAAACGGCCTCGTTCAATTGACTTTTGCTTTAAATACTCGTCAAACAGGCGCGCTTATCTACAGTATTCTGGTTTTAATCGCTGGAGCTGTTTTAGTTTTCAACCCCTTCAAAAGTCTCTTAGTTTTGATGCAAGTCTTTGGATTTATCCTGATTTTCATGGGTGTCATTGAAATTATTGGTCATTTTAGAAATAAAGCTTAA
- a CDS encoding CAP domain-containing protein, producing the protein MKKRLFASVLLCSLTLSAIATPSIALADNVDKKIEEKNQEISSLKAKQGDLASQVSSLEAEVSSVFDESMALREQKQTLKAKSEQLQQEITNLNQRIEKRNEAIKNQARDVQVNGQSTTMLDAVLDADSVADAISRVQAVSTIVSANNDLMQQQKEDKQAVVDKKAENEKKVKQLEATEAELETKRQDLLSKQSELNVMKASLALEQSSAESSKAGLEKQKAAAEAEQARLAAEQKAAAEKAKQAAAKPAKAEVKAEAPVASSSTTEAQAPASSSSATESSTQQTTETTTPSTDNSATENTGSSSSEQPVQPTTPSDNGNNGGQTGGGTVTPTPTPEPTPAPSADPTINALNVLRQSLGLRPVVWDAGLAASATARAAQVEAGGIPNDHWSRGDEVIAIMWAPGNSVIMAWYNETNMVTASGSGHRDWEINPGITRVGFGYSGSTIVGHSA; encoded by the coding sequence GTGAAGAAACGTCTATTTGCATCAGTATTACTATGTTCATTAACGCTATCAGCAATTGCTACCCCAAGCATCGCTTTGGCGGACAATGTTGATAAAAAAATTGAAGAAAAAAATCAAGAAATTTCATCATTAAAAGCAAAACAAGGGGATTTAGCTTCACAAGTATCTTCTTTAGAAGCAGAAGTATCTTCAGTATTTGATGAAAGCATGGCTTTACGTGAACAAAAGCAAACACTAAAAGCAAAATCAGAACAATTACAACAAGAAATTACAAACTTGAATCAACGTATTGAAAAACGTAACGAAGCAATCAAAAATCAAGCACGTGATGTTCAAGTTAATGGACAAAGCACAACAATGCTAGATGCAGTTTTAGATGCGGACTCAGTTGCAGATGCAATCAGCCGTGTTCAAGCTGTTTCAACAATCGTAAGTGCCAACAACGACTTAATGCAACAACAAAAAGAAGACAAACAAGCCGTTGTTGATAAAAAAGCTGAAAACGAGAAAAAAGTGAAACAACTTGAAGCAACAGAAGCTGAATTAGAAACAAAACGTCAAGATTTACTTTCTAAACAATCTGAATTAAACGTAATGAAAGCTTCATTAGCATTAGAACAATCATCAGCTGAAAGTTCTAAAGCTGGCTTAGAAAAACAAAAAGCAGCTGCTGAAGCAGAGCAAGCACGCTTAGCTGCTGAACAAAAAGCTGCAGCTGAAAAAGCCAAACAAGCTGCTGCAAAACCAGCTAAAGCTGAAGTGAAAGCAGAAGCACCAGTTGCCTCTTCATCAACAACAGAAGCACAAGCACCAGCAAGCTCAAGCTCAGCAACTGAATCAAGCACGCAACAAACAACTGAAACAACTACACCAAGTACAGATAATAGTGCAACAGAAAATACTGGCTCTTCTTCATCAGAACAACCAGTACAACCTACAACACCAAGCGATAATGGAAATAATGGTGGCCAAACTGGTGGTGGAACAGTTACACCAACACCAACACCAGAACCAACACCAGCGCCTTCTGCTGATCCAACAATCAATGCATTGAACGTTCTACGTCAATCATTAGGTTTACGTCCAGTAGTATGGGATGCAGGTTTGGCAGCTTCTGCAACTGCTCGTGCAGCACAAGTTGAAGCAGGTGGCATTCCAAATGATCACTGGTCTCGTGGAGATGAAGTTATCGCAATTATGTGGGCGCCAGGTAACTCAGTAATCATGGCGTGGTACAATGAAACAAACATGGTAACAGCTTCAGGTAGCGGTCACCGTGATTGGGAAATTAACCCAGGTATTACGCGTGTCGGTTTTGGTTACTCAGGTAGCACAATCGTAGGACATTCAGCCTAA
- a CDS encoding 5-methyltetrahydropteroyltriglutamate--homocysteine S-methyltransferase, translated as MSSQIPFTVDHVGSFLRPETIKKARKKVQAGALSQAELRLIEDEEIKALVAKQKAGGLRGITDGEFRRGFWHIDFLEGLNGVTGYIPETGYNQTFHGKAAPAYNIRVVDKISFPTQHPFLEDFSFLKEVVEVGDGTVAKATIPSPTMILRQEILSNDGTSRIQTIYPEIGAFYKDLAQTYKDAIAAFYERGCRYLQFDDTNWAFLADQTKQEELRAKGIQPEEIAQVCTTIINEALAGKPEDLTVTTHICRGNHASSWLFSGGYEPIAKELFATNYDGFFLEYDSDRAGDFSPLRHWQNNGSKVVLGLVTSKFPELEETEQVKARIEEAQQFIPLENLSISPQCGFASTEEGNRLTEKEQWRKVQLLQEIAREVW; from the coding sequence ATGAGTAGTCAGATTCCTTTTACAGTTGATCATGTGGGAAGTTTTTTACGTCCGGAAACAATTAAGAAAGCACGGAAAAAGGTCCAAGCAGGTGCGTTATCTCAAGCAGAGCTACGTCTTATTGAAGATGAAGAAATCAAAGCATTAGTAGCAAAACAAAAAGCTGGCGGCTTACGGGGAATCACAGATGGTGAATTTCGTCGCGGTTTTTGGCATATTGATTTCTTAGAAGGATTAAATGGTGTGACAGGCTATATCCCAGAAACGGGGTATAACCAAACCTTTCATGGAAAAGCAGCTCCGGCCTATAATATCCGCGTAGTGGATAAAATATCTTTTCCTACGCAACATCCATTTTTAGAGGACTTTTCATTTTTAAAAGAGGTGGTGGAAGTTGGTGATGGCACGGTAGCCAAAGCAACGATCCCTAGTCCGACCATGATTTTACGTCAAGAAATTTTATCTAACGATGGCACCTCGCGCATTCAAACAATTTATCCAGAGATTGGTGCTTTTTATAAGGATTTAGCACAAACATATAAAGACGCAATTGCGGCCTTTTACGAGAGAGGTTGCCGTTATTTGCAATTTGATGATACAAATTGGGCGTTTCTAGCGGATCAGACAAAACAAGAAGAATTACGAGCAAAAGGAATACAGCCAGAAGAAATTGCACAAGTGTGTACCACGATTATTAATGAAGCCTTAGCTGGCAAGCCAGAAGATTTAACTGTAACCACGCACATTTGCCGTGGGAACCATGCTTCGTCTTGGTTATTTTCAGGTGGTTATGAACCGATAGCAAAAGAATTATTTGCTACGAATTATGATGGTTTCTTCTTGGAATATGACTCAGATCGTGCAGGGGACTTTTCACCATTAAGACATTGGCAAAATAATGGCAGCAAAGTCGTTTTAGGTTTAGTTACTTCTAAGTTTCCTGAATTAGAAGAGACTGAACAAGTGAAAGCACGAATTGAAGAAGCTCAACAGTTTATTCCTTTAGAAAACTTAAGTATTAGTCCGCAATGTGGTTTTGCTTCGACAGAAGAAGGAAATCGTTTGACGGAGAAAGAACAATGGCGCAAAGTTCAATTACTTCAAGAAATTGCTAGAGAAGTATGGTAA
- a CDS encoding DUF979 domain-containing protein has protein sequence MSFFTDPSIDLSAKLLEVLYIFMGIILLYTSFRSFRDKTNQHAYGTSLFWGILGILIGFGRFIPPVACGVLIFVMTIPAILQKVTKGESRLPSKEYMEKMSQKLGMKIFIPALSIGVFAILFATLTTLGALVGVGVGVFVAIFIMMFFSKNNTPKVFFDDAAEMLETVGPLSTLPMLLACLGAVFTSAGVGEIISKGVSAVVPAGNVNVGIIIYAVGMVIFTAIMGNAFAAITVMTVGIGVPFVFSLGADPALVGMVALTCGFCGTLLTPMAANFNIVPVAMLEMKDKYGVIKNQLPIALFMLIFQIVYMILFK, from the coding sequence ATGAGTTTTTTCACAGATCCAAGTATTGATTTGAGTGCAAAGTTATTGGAAGTCCTTTACATTTTTATGGGGATTATCTTGTTATATACAAGTTTTCGTAGTTTTCGTGATAAAACCAATCAACATGCGTATGGGACTAGTTTATTCTGGGGAATTTTAGGAATCTTAATCGGTTTTGGTCGGTTTATTCCACCAGTTGCCTGTGGCGTACTTATTTTTGTGATGACAATTCCGGCAATTCTTCAAAAAGTGACAAAAGGAGAAAGTCGCTTACCTTCGAAAGAATACATGGAAAAAATGTCTCAAAAATTAGGAATGAAGATTTTTATTCCCGCACTAAGTATCGGGGTTTTTGCAATTCTTTTTGCCACATTGACTACTTTAGGAGCTTTAGTCGGTGTCGGTGTTGGTGTCTTTGTAGCGATTTTCATCATGATGTTCTTTTCTAAAAATAATACGCCGAAAGTATTTTTTGATGATGCGGCGGAAATGTTAGAAACAGTCGGTCCTCTTAGTACGTTGCCAATGCTATTAGCTTGTTTAGGTGCTGTTTTTACTAGCGCTGGTGTTGGTGAGATTATTTCAAAAGGGGTTAGTGCCGTAGTACCAGCAGGAAATGTCAATGTAGGGATTATTATTTATGCTGTGGGAATGGTTATTTTTACGGCTATCATGGGCAATGCCTTTGCAGCAATAACCGTGATGACAGTCGGAATTGGTGTGCCGTTTGTCTTTTCTTTAGGTGCAGATCCCGCATTAGTTGGGATGGTTGCCTTAACATGTGGTTTTTGTGGTACACTGTTAACACCGATGGCTGCGAACTTTAATATCGTACCTGTAGCCATGTTGGAAATGAAAGATAAGTACGGCGTCATTAAAAATCAATTGCCGATTGCACTTTTCATGTTAATTTTCCAAATTGTTTATATGATTCTATTCAAATAA